In the Sarcophilus harrisii chromosome 1, mSarHar1.11, whole genome shotgun sequence genome, one interval contains:
- the FAM32A gene encoding protein FAM32A, whose product MAEYEQVQRSALKLKGVSELGVTKRKKRKDKDKSKVLEQIVTSKKNEEEKRRGLDKRTPAQIAYEKMQEKRQMERILKKASKTHKQRVEDFNRHLDTLTEHYDIPKVSWTK is encoded by the exons ATGGCGGAGTACGAGCAGGTACAGAGGAGCGCCCTGAAGCTTAAAGGGGTCTCGGAACTAGGTGTAACGAAGCG gaagaagaggaaggacaaGGACAAGAGCAAGGTCCTGGAGCAGATCGTGACGAGCAAGAAGAACGAGGAGGAGAAGCGGAGGGGGCTGGACAAGCGGACCCCAGCGCAGATCGCCTACGAGAAGATGCAGGAGAAGAGG caaatggaaagaatcttaaagaaagCATCCAAAACTCATAAGCAGAGGGTGGAG GATTTCAACAGACACTTAGATACTCTCACGGAACATTATGACATCCCCAAAGTCAGCTGGACAAAATAG